From Rubrivirga sp. SAORIC476, a single genomic window includes:
- a CDS encoding TonB-dependent receptor domain-containing protein yields MHIWPRTALLLGVLCALSTTSWAQGQGPGVIVGTVVDTATDSTLTPASVALYSTADSSFVTGVATDAAGAFRFDGLPAGGYRVRVSFLGYDTVRRDTVVGTEPVRLGRLGLTATAQALGGAEVVGNRPEVQQVGDRTIYDVQNQAVTAGGNALETLQTLPSVDVDVDGNVSLRGNGDVAIHVNGRPVPLQGALLTGYLRQISSSQIGSVEVIPNPSARYDPEGTGGIINIVLVQNTDRGLSGGTTVGGGTAPAAELGGTLSYQRGAFDATGTLGVRYDAFDLAGTTERGVPIVGVPGFQAYDEATETLSVFTTARVDYAAAPRTALVFEGVLGQRDQAGTEDLRQFSTRGGPESGTRFADGDEAGLTASAAAVLNHDFAPPPTRGRGPQHRLSLEAKAFRTRSDDDDVFTERASGVLTGLEQSTEDQTVVDAYAKADYTRPVGSGLIEAGGRLTRRSVDGTLDYSIGEVAVTDPLRSNALTYRETVLAAYGQASRSFGRLETLAGLRVETTSRAFDLLNDAPPLAGLPPLEGEADDRYTDLFPSAFLTLPIQGRSGSNLRASYSRRISRPSASQLNPFPSFEDTLTIRRGNPALSPEYTDAFEVSARYKYLVTVTPFYNRTTSPIRRLLTEGTSGTRVFGLANLDLQESYGVDLSVFERRGPVRAYVAGSLYRSTTSGMALGSTFSSDDVQATARGNIRVQVAEGTSIQAFGYYRGPQETETGRVSGFGIVSLAAAHELSPSLSLALRVNDLFATSTFTFESFDGATVPLIAVRNPAIQQAFITLSYSFGSSSDREAPQAPETEADSGFGF; encoded by the coding sequence ATGCATATCTGGCCACGCACCGCTTTGCTTCTCGGAGTTCTGTGTGCGCTCAGCACGACCAGTTGGGCACAGGGCCAAGGCCCAGGGGTGATCGTCGGGACGGTCGTGGACACCGCGACGGACAGCACGCTGACGCCCGCCAGCGTCGCGCTCTACAGCACGGCCGACTCGTCCTTCGTGACCGGCGTCGCGACCGACGCGGCGGGGGCGTTTCGGTTCGACGGCCTACCGGCTGGCGGGTACCGCGTACGCGTCAGCTTCCTGGGCTACGACACCGTGCGCCGCGACACGGTCGTCGGCACCGAACCGGTCCGCCTCGGCCGCCTCGGGCTCACCGCGACCGCGCAGGCGCTGGGCGGCGCCGAGGTGGTCGGCAACCGACCCGAGGTGCAGCAGGTCGGCGACCGGACGATCTACGACGTGCAGAATCAGGCCGTCACAGCAGGCGGGAACGCGCTGGAGACGCTCCAGACGCTCCCTTCGGTCGATGTGGACGTAGACGGGAACGTCTCCCTCCGAGGCAACGGGGACGTGGCGATTCACGTCAACGGACGACCCGTCCCCTTGCAAGGCGCGCTCCTGACGGGATACCTCCGGCAGATCTCGTCCAGCCAGATCGGCAGCGTCGAGGTGATTCCGAACCCCTCGGCGCGCTACGACCCCGAGGGGACTGGCGGAATCATCAACATCGTCCTCGTCCAGAACACAGACCGTGGGCTCTCGGGCGGGACCACCGTCGGAGGGGGGACGGCCCCGGCCGCCGAACTCGGCGGGACCCTCTCCTACCAGCGAGGCGCCTTCGACGCGACCGGGACGCTGGGCGTCCGGTACGACGCCTTCGACCTCGCAGGAACCACCGAGCGGGGCGTCCCGATCGTCGGTGTGCCAGGATTCCAGGCCTATGACGAGGCGACGGAGACCCTCTCCGTCTTCACCACCGCGCGCGTGGACTACGCTGCCGCCCCACGAACCGCGTTGGTTTTCGAAGGCGTCCTCGGGCAGCGTGACCAGGCGGGGACCGAGGACCTCCGCCAGTTTTCGACCCGCGGCGGCCCCGAAAGCGGCACGCGGTTCGCCGACGGGGACGAGGCGGGCCTGACCGCCAGCGCAGCGGCAGTGCTCAACCACGACTTCGCACCGCCCCCGACACGCGGCCGTGGCCCCCAGCACCGCCTGTCTCTGGAAGCCAAGGCGTTCCGCACCCGTTCCGACGACGACGATGTGTTTACCGAGCGAGCCTCCGGCGTCCTGACCGGACTCGAACAGTCCACAGAGGACCAAACCGTCGTCGACGCGTATGCCAAAGCCGACTACACGCGCCCGGTCGGGTCCGGGCTCATTGAGGCCGGAGGACGCCTCACGCGCCGCTCCGTCGATGGCACACTGGACTACTCGATCGGGGAGGTGGCCGTCACGGACCCCCTGCGGTCCAACGCACTCACCTATCGCGAGACGGTTCTCGCCGCGTACGGCCAGGCGTCGCGGTCGTTCGGGCGCCTCGAGACCCTGGCCGGACTCCGGGTCGAAACCACCTCCCGCGCCTTCGACCTCCTCAACGACGCGCCGCCGCTGGCCGGGCTTCCCCCTCTGGAGGGGGAGGCGGACGACCGCTACACGGACCTCTTCCCGAGCGCCTTCCTGACGCTCCCGATTCAAGGTCGGTCCGGATCCAACCTGCGCGCCAGCTACAGCCGCCGCATCTCGCGGCCCAGTGCGTCGCAGCTCAACCCCTTCCCTTCCTTCGAGGACACGCTCACGATCCGGCGGGGCAATCCGGCGCTCTCACCCGAGTACACAGACGCATTCGAGGTCAGCGCGCGGTACAAGTACCTGGTTACGGTAACGCCCTTCTACAACCGTACCACGAGCCCCATCCGTCGTCTGCTCACAGAGGGAACGAGCGGGACCCGGGTGTTCGGCCTCGCCAATCTCGACCTCCAGGAGAGCTACGGAGTGGACCTCTCCGTGTTCGAGCGTCGAGGGCCCGTCCGAGCCTACGTCGCAGGCAGCCTCTACCGGTCCACGACATCAGGCATGGCTCTCGGGAGCACGTTCTCATCCGACGATGTCCAGGCGACTGCACGAGGCAACATCCGCGTGCAGGTTGCGGAGGGGACGAGCATTCAGGCATTCGGGTACTACCGCGGACCTCAGGAGACAGAGACAGGTCGCGTCTCTGGGTTTGGAATCGTCTCCCTGGCGGCTGCGCATGAACTCTCCCCCTCTCTCTCGCTTGCGCTCCGGGTCAATGACCTCTTCGCGACATCGACCTTCACCTTCGAGTCATTCGACGGGGCCACCGTCCCGCTCATCGCAGTCCGGAATCCAGCCATTCAGCAGGCATTTATTACACTCAGCTATTCATTCGGGTCGTCGTCTGACCGAGAAGCACCGCAGGCCCCGGAAACGGAAGCTGATTCCGGGTTTGGATTCTAG
- a CDS encoding lantibiotic dehydratase C-terminal domain-containing protein — MTPPRTPSWHTLAVYSGHPNRVVLDVIRAWEQDLGSVCESYWTRGYVGGAHVRVNVRADAGTASSVLERLADMAADHFETMPTTDDGGYDPERARRLSVEEGLDAVGIDFGYRADVTAAVPYHTPASHLGVEGATLTEAFYAESRPTAYAVLDATSPRAEALKLYFLRSLVFLGSLVDGSLSFRSHWERFAAGKPATLTASIEAAYAANREGIHAVAEAALAEWEHGDLSQDPVVAAWVPLQRRFQDRIAALYDAGRLGAVVPSEPRTYLEHGRLSMGGAERETPFLSVLFGDDDAFDRFCGRRGLVLTRMNVNLLYLLLPQLGFSVVDRFAFGHFAYRAVEDLYDVDLADRLRGVMARGA; from the coding sequence ATGACGCCACCGCGCACGCCCTCCTGGCATACCCTCGCGGTCTACTCCGGGCACCCCAACCGAGTGGTGCTCGACGTCATCCGCGCGTGGGAGCAGGACCTCGGATCGGTGTGCGAGAGCTACTGGACACGCGGGTACGTGGGGGGCGCCCACGTCCGCGTCAACGTCCGAGCCGACGCAGGTACGGCGTCGAGCGTACTGGAGAGGCTCGCCGACATGGCAGCCGACCATTTCGAGACGATGCCGACCACCGACGACGGCGGCTACGACCCCGAGCGGGCCCGTCGGCTCTCCGTCGAGGAAGGGCTGGACGCGGTCGGCATCGACTTCGGGTACCGAGCCGACGTGACGGCGGCGGTGCCCTACCACACCCCCGCCAGCCACCTAGGGGTGGAAGGCGCGACCCTGACCGAGGCCTTTTACGCGGAGAGCCGTCCGACGGCCTACGCCGTCCTGGATGCGACGAGCCCGCGTGCCGAGGCCCTGAAGCTGTACTTCCTGCGGAGCCTCGTTTTCCTCGGCTCCCTCGTCGATGGGTCCCTCTCGTTCCGGTCTCACTGGGAACGCTTCGCGGCGGGAAAGCCCGCCACCCTCACGGCATCCATCGAGGCAGCTTACGCGGCCAACCGGGAGGGCATCCATGCCGTCGCCGAGGCGGCCCTCGCCGAGTGGGAGCACGGGGACCTCTCTCAGGATCCGGTGGTGGCGGCGTGGGTGCCGCTCCAGCGACGGTTCCAGGACCGGATCGCCGCCCTCTACGACGCCGGACGGCTCGGCGCGGTCGTGCCGTCCGAGCCGAGGACCTACCTCGAACATGGGCGTCTGTCGATGGGGGGTGCCGAGCGGGAGACCCCGTTCCTGTCCGTCCTGTTCGGCGACGACGACGCCTTCGACCGGTTCTGTGGCCGCCGGGGTCTCGTGCTGACTCGCATGAACGTCAACCTGCTGTACCTGCTCCTCCCGCAGCTCGGGTTCTCCGTGGTCGACCGGTTCGCGTTCGGTCACTTCGCCTACCGCGCCGTCGAGGACCTCTACGACGTCGACCTCGCCGACCGTCTCCGCGGCGTCATGGCCCGAGGGGCCTGA
- a CDS encoding ABC transporter ATP-binding protein, giving the protein MSRYTKNNEWLTPSAPPKRIAVGPVLRFARELAPARWRLGVAAALSLLFSASAAFIPLLFRTVERSIRAGEADAVALALLGYFAVMATQQGVGHLVNRVQASVYTELSERALLSYYETVLNVRVPQFLHMRRTTSLFQRVIDVMNVTRTFTTVVVQGTLNVITLVVLAVVMATIGWPILVALLIGGGTMAAYVLATTGRLRELHSQALATGYPLVSRMLEIINGMLTVKALTASVGVTADVQRLVERRRKAQYREDVYESRLGAVLGILRTATVVGALAVSFVMLGAGRLSIADLFSAYIIAGLLLNPVQGLARQYRQLATVSEDLIKYFEVIDMEVETTTPVSMGDGALLPAPVVDTPALGAPRREPGRVQLDGVTFGYREDTPILKDLHLDIRPGERVALIGKSGAGKTTLFRLLIGFLQPSAGQVRVGGEDPALVDDLNAYRRRIGVVSQSDFLFDVSIRDNLCIGTRSRSEAELKEVLTRVNMWDEVATLDKGLDEVFSDDTMSGGQRQRLLVARALVRDPELILLDEPTSALDFENEREVLRALDRLVEGRTSLIIAHRLSTVRSADRVIVMRDGRIVADGSHDVLYETDEYYRALCDFNSFIS; this is encoded by the coding sequence ATGTCCCGGTACACGAAGAACAACGAGTGGCTGACCCCGTCGGCTCCCCCCAAGCGAATCGCCGTCGGCCCCGTGCTGCGGTTCGCCCGGGAGCTCGCCCCTGCGCGCTGGCGGCTGGGCGTCGCCGCAGCCCTGTCGCTGCTGTTCTCGGCGTCGGCGGCATTCATTCCGCTCCTGTTCCGCACCGTCGAGCGCTCGATCCGCGCTGGGGAGGCCGACGCCGTCGCGCTCGCGCTGCTCGGCTACTTCGCCGTCATGGCGACGCAGCAGGGCGTCGGCCACCTGGTCAACCGGGTCCAGGCGTCGGTCTACACCGAGTTGAGCGAGCGCGCGCTGCTGTCGTACTACGAGACCGTGCTCAACGTCCGGGTGCCGCAGTTCCTCCACATGCGGCGGACGACCAGCCTGTTCCAGCGCGTGATCGACGTGATGAACGTGACGCGGACGTTCACGACCGTCGTCGTGCAGGGCACCCTCAACGTGATCACGCTCGTGGTGCTGGCCGTCGTCATGGCGACCATCGGCTGGCCCATCCTCGTGGCGCTGCTGATCGGCGGGGGGACGATGGCCGCGTACGTGCTCGCGACGACGGGGCGGCTCCGCGAGTTGCACAGCCAGGCCCTCGCGACCGGCTACCCGCTGGTCTCGCGAATGCTGGAGATCATCAACGGCATGCTGACCGTGAAGGCGCTCACGGCCTCGGTCGGCGTCACCGCCGACGTGCAGCGCCTCGTCGAACGGCGGCGAAAGGCGCAGTACCGAGAAGACGTCTACGAGTCCCGCCTCGGCGCCGTCCTGGGGATTCTGCGGACCGCGACGGTGGTGGGCGCGCTCGCGGTCAGCTTCGTGATGCTGGGCGCGGGGCGGCTGTCGATCGCCGACCTGTTCTCGGCCTACATCATCGCGGGCCTGCTGCTGAACCCGGTCCAGGGCCTCGCCCGCCAGTACCGCCAGCTCGCCACCGTCTCCGAGGACCTGATCAAGTACTTCGAGGTGATCGACATGGAGGTCGAGACGACGACGCCCGTGTCGATGGGCGACGGCGCCCTCTTGCCCGCGCCAGTCGTCGACACGCCAGCCCTGGGCGCCCCCCGACGTGAGCCGGGCCGCGTCCAGCTCGACGGCGTCACGTTCGGATACCGCGAGGACACTCCGATCCTGAAGGACCTCCACCTCGACATCCGGCCCGGCGAGCGCGTCGCGCTGATCGGAAAGAGCGGAGCGGGCAAGACGACCCTCTTCCGCCTCCTGATCGGCTTTCTCCAGCCCTCGGCCGGGCAGGTGCGCGTCGGCGGCGAGGACCCGGCGCTCGTGGACGACCTGAACGCCTACCGCCGACGGATCGGCGTCGTCAGCCAGAGCGACTTCCTGTTCGACGTCTCGATCCGCGACAACCTGTGCATCGGGACGCGATCGCGCTCTGAGGCCGAACTCAAGGAGGTGCTGACCCGCGTCAACATGTGGGACGAGGTGGCCACCCTCGACAAGGGCCTGGACGAGGTGTTCTCCGACGACACCATGTCCGGCGGTCAGCGCCAGCGGCTGCTGGTCGCGCGTGCGCTCGTCCGCGACCCCGAATTGATCCTGCTCGACGAGCCGACCTCGGCGCTGGACTTCGAGAACGAGCGCGAGGTGCTCCGCGCGCTCGACCGACTCGTCGAGGGCCGCACGTCGCTCATCATCGCGCACCGCCTCTCGACCGTCCGGAGCGCGGACCGTGTCATCGTGATGCGCGACGGCCGCATCGTGGCCGACGGCTCGCACGACGTCCTCTACGAGACCGACGAGTACTACCGCGCCCTCTGCGACTTCAACAGCTTCATTTCCTGA
- a CDS encoding YcaO-like family protein, with amino-acid sequence MSATGPPVRVDLLLDLDAVAEQARQAGGPAQTRHVLVGYDRVLVVHTEARPDAPCIACVARHALDNHPYAEVDALWEEVQHHGFRATYDPDALGLVPHLLAECPSGAARVWIPGVPEVLVGAVYRHPRCQTPWHPPVGAPSGALRLASRLLNESLRGGTPDVDGLLSPTGPIRREKMVHGQAGLVSCITESMRHRGSRVEICGGASRTPTFAARSARCESVERYQVTYEPADSQTVRAPVSDALTMHRDRYPDEDAAHVIDPDRLFFSVRDEPEAGRYDAATPLRWTTATSVTRDAVCLVPAQAVWMAPIARRGAPHVRASTNGCALGTSVEEAALHAVLELAERDGFVTSWLLRRRCRAIDPTSVENAAFQALSDRVAATHPAYALHYLDTTSDLGIPSVWLLALRADGALGPATLTTGGGGLSVADAMAGALRELAGQLRQADPQGAGPRHTEAYIAELEADPMRVLDVGDHGAYYAGPGARARLEAFCPPSGVVAAEQVQATALFPTLPVADPRDILNAIAHRLGELGSELVLKDLTVTPFRERGLFCVRALAPDLFPVSFGHDSQRVAVTDRLQRLAEAYGVPVPRTVEDLNPDVHPFA; translated from the coding sequence GTGTCTGCGACGGGACCTCCGGTCAGGGTCGACCTCCTGCTGGACCTCGATGCGGTCGCGGAGCAAGCCCGCCAGGCAGGAGGGCCTGCGCAAACGCGCCACGTTCTCGTGGGGTACGACCGGGTGTTGGTGGTGCACACCGAGGCCCGTCCAGACGCCCCCTGCATCGCGTGCGTCGCCCGTCATGCCCTCGACAACCACCCGTACGCGGAGGTCGATGCCCTCTGGGAGGAGGTCCAGCACCACGGCTTCCGAGCCACCTACGATCCCGACGCGCTGGGTCTGGTGCCGCACCTGCTCGCCGAGTGCCCGTCGGGTGCCGCTCGCGTATGGATCCCGGGCGTTCCGGAGGTCTTGGTCGGCGCCGTCTACCGCCACCCCCGTTGCCAGACGCCGTGGCATCCCCCCGTCGGGGCTCCGAGCGGGGCGCTGCGCCTGGCCTCTCGCCTGCTCAACGAGAGCCTCCGCGGCGGCACGCCCGACGTCGACGGCCTCCTCTCGCCGACCGGCCCGATCCGACGGGAGAAAATGGTGCACGGGCAGGCCGGGCTGGTGTCCTGCATCACCGAGAGCATGCGGCATCGCGGCTCCCGGGTCGAGATTTGCGGAGGCGCCAGCCGGACCCCCACTTTCGCTGCCCGCTCGGCCCGGTGCGAGTCGGTCGAGCGCTACCAGGTCACGTACGAACCGGCGGACTCCCAGACCGTGCGTGCACCCGTGAGCGACGCCCTGACGATGCATCGAGATCGGTACCCCGACGAAGACGCGGCGCACGTCATCGACCCGGACCGGCTCTTTTTCTCGGTCCGCGACGAGCCCGAGGCGGGGCGCTACGACGCTGCAACGCCGCTCCGCTGGACGACGGCGACCAGCGTCACCCGCGACGCCGTGTGCCTCGTTCCCGCGCAGGCAGTCTGGATGGCGCCCATCGCGCGGCGGGGCGCCCCCCACGTCCGCGCCTCCACGAACGGGTGCGCGCTGGGCACGAGCGTCGAGGAGGCGGCCCTCCACGCGGTCCTGGAACTGGCCGAGCGCGACGGGTTCGTGACCTCCTGGCTACTCCGCCGACGGTGCCGCGCCATCGACCCCACCTCGGTCGAGAACGCGGCCTTCCAGGCGCTCTCCGACCGGGTCGCAGCCACGCATCCTGCGTACGCGCTCCACTACCTCGACACGACGAGCGACCTCGGCATCCCGTCGGTGTGGCTCCTGGCCCTCCGTGCCGACGGTGCGCTGGGACCGGCGACGCTCACCACCGGCGGCGGCGGGCTCTCCGTCGCCGACGCGATGGCGGGCGCCCTCCGCGAACTCGCGGGGCAACTCCGCCAGGCCGACCCTCAGGGGGCCGGGCCGCGACACACCGAGGCGTACATCGCGGAACTCGAAGCCGACCCGATGCGCGTTCTTGACGTGGGGGATCACGGCGCGTACTACGCCGGGCCTGGCGCGCGGGCCCGCCTCGAGGCCTTCTGCCCCCCGTCGGGGGTGGTCGCCGCCGAGCAGGTCCAGGCGACGGCTCTCTTCCCGACGCTTCCGGTGGCCGACCCCAGGGACATCCTCAACGCCATCGCCCACCGCCTCGGCGAGCTCGGCTCCGAACTCGTGCTCAAGGACCTCACGGTGACCCCCTTCCGCGAGCGCGGCCTGTTCTGTGTCCGCGCGCTCGCCCCGGACCTGTTCCCGGTCTCGTTCGGCCACGACAGCCAGCGCGTGGCGGTCACGGACCGGCTCCAACGCCTCGCCGAGGCGTACGGCGTGCCCGTCCCGCGCACGGTGGAGGACCTGAATCCCGACGTGCATCCCTTCGCGTGA
- a CDS encoding SagB family peptide dehydrogenase — translation MPEPDGLPTPRYVLSRFAYLRHDGQSLVLESSLTPARLPASEGLLALLHRLSRPVSLAALLDALPPASREATRNALDLLVEHGFLSPADGTEADDAPSLSTWEFHDLLFHARTRHGRTNAPIGGTYRFGAEMPLEVLPPPSPDRVPLPGHGRRGRMPLSEAFERRTSTRDYGGEPFSVADLGALLSLAVRETHSQGRRRRPYPSGGATYPTGLFVLVRTCEGLSPGAYRYQPADHALNPVAADAEDIETLIRDGARAAGAEALAPILLVVTARFARTAWKYESIAYSLVLKEVGALYQSLWLAGAALGIAVCGLGTGNADAFAETLGLDYYRETSVGEVLIGPLPTGRTAPAS, via the coding sequence ATGCCCGAACCGGACGGCCTTCCGACACCTCGCTACGTCCTGTCCCGATTCGCGTACCTCCGACACGATGGGCAGAGTCTCGTGCTGGAGTCGTCGCTGACACCGGCGCGGCTCCCGGCCAGCGAGGGCCTTCTGGCCCTGCTGCATCGTCTGTCGCGCCCGGTCTCGCTGGCCGCCCTCCTGGACGCACTCCCTCCTGCCTCGCGAGAGGCCACGCGGAATGCGCTCGACCTGCTCGTCGAGCACGGATTCCTCTCGCCTGCCGACGGCACCGAGGCCGACGACGCGCCCTCGCTGTCGACCTGGGAATTCCACGACCTGCTCTTTCACGCCCGCACCCGCCACGGGCGGACGAACGCCCCCATCGGGGGGACCTATCGGTTTGGCGCCGAGATGCCCCTGGAGGTCCTCCCTCCGCCCTCTCCGGACCGCGTCCCCTTGCCTGGGCACGGCCGCCGCGGTCGAATGCCTCTCTCGGAAGCCTTCGAACGCAGAACCTCGACGCGCGACTACGGAGGCGAACCCTTTTCCGTCGCCGACCTCGGCGCGCTCCTGTCGCTCGCCGTTCGCGAGACCCACAGTCAGGGTCGGCGGCGGCGCCCCTATCCGAGTGGAGGCGCCACTTACCCGACTGGGCTGTTCGTCCTCGTGCGCACGTGCGAGGGGCTCTCGCCCGGCGCCTACCGATACCAGCCCGCCGACCACGCGCTCAACCCGGTCGCTGCGGATGCGGAGGACATCGAGACCCTCATCCGCGACGGGGCGAGAGCGGCGGGCGCGGAGGCGCTCGCCCCGATCCTGCTGGTGGTCACGGCTCGCTTCGCGCGGACAGCCTGGAAGTACGAGTCGATCGCGTACAGCCTCGTGCTCAAGGAAGTCGGTGCCCTCTATCAGTCGCTGTGGCTGGCCGGTGCCGCCCTCGGCATCGCGGTCTGCGGGCTCGGCACGGGCAACGCAGACGCCTTCGCCGAGACCCTGGGCCTGGACTACTACCGGGAGACGAGTGTCGGTGAGGTACTCATCGGCCCGCTACCCACTGGCCGTACCGCCCCAGCGTCGTGA
- the msrB gene encoding peptide-methionine (R)-S-oxide reductase MsrB, with product MTDDDWRQRLTPEQYRILREGGTERAFTGAYHDEKADGEYRCAGCGATLFQSETKFDSGSGWPSFTDAIGGAVTLRDDRSHGMVRIEALCTVCGGHLGHLFDDGPRDRGGLRYCVNSASLVLDRAEAGEAAPDGERS from the coding sequence ATGACCGACGACGACTGGCGCCAGCGCCTCACCCCCGAGCAGTACCGCATCCTCCGCGAGGGGGGCACCGAGCGCGCCTTCACGGGCGCCTACCACGACGAGAAGGCGGACGGCGAGTACCGGTGCGCCGGCTGCGGCGCAACGCTCTTCCAGAGCGAGACCAAGTTCGACAGTGGCAGCGGCTGGCCCAGCTTCACAGACGCCATCGGCGGGGCGGTGACGCTCCGTGACGACCGGTCGCATGGGATGGTGCGCATCGAGGCGCTCTGCACGGTCTGTGGGGGCCACCTCGGTCATCTCTTCGACGACGGGCCGCGGGACCGGGGCGGCCTCCGCTACTGCGTCAACTCCGCCAGCCTGGTCCTCGACCGCGCCGAGGCAGGCGAGGCCGCGCCGGATGGAGAGAGGTCGTGA